A genomic stretch from Streptomyces venezuelae ATCC 10712 includes:
- a CDS encoding ABC transporter permease → MSTGTYAPKPGAAPVGRMIAAQAALETRMLLRNGEQLLLTVIIPSLLLVLFSTVDIVTVPVSTTGGSGKAVDFLAPGVLALAVLSTAFTGQAIATGFERRYGVLKRLGASPLPRWALMTAKTLAVLVTEVLQIALLTAIALGLGWSPQGDPGSVLLLLVLGTAAFSGLGLLMAGTLRAEATLAAANLVFLLLLVGGGVIVPLEKFPDAARSVLELLPISALSDGLRAVLQDGAALPWGDALTLAVWAVLGLGAAAKFFRWE, encoded by the coding sequence GTGAGCACCGGTACGTACGCCCCGAAGCCGGGCGCCGCCCCGGTCGGCCGGATGATCGCGGCGCAGGCGGCCCTGGAGACCCGGATGCTGCTGCGCAACGGCGAGCAGCTGCTGCTCACCGTGATCATCCCCTCGCTGCTCCTGGTGCTCTTCTCCACCGTCGACATCGTCACCGTGCCGGTGTCGACGACGGGCGGGAGCGGCAAGGCCGTGGACTTCCTCGCGCCGGGCGTCCTCGCCCTCGCCGTCCTGTCGACCGCCTTCACCGGCCAGGCCATCGCGACCGGATTCGAGCGGCGGTACGGGGTGCTCAAGCGCCTCGGCGCCTCCCCGCTCCCCCGCTGGGCGCTGATGACCGCGAAGACGCTCGCCGTCCTGGTCACCGAGGTGCTCCAGATCGCGCTCCTGACGGCGATCGCCCTGGGTCTCGGCTGGTCCCCGCAGGGCGACCCCGGCTCCGTGCTGCTGCTGCTCGTGCTCGGCACGGCCGCGTTCTCCGGCCTCGGGCTGCTGATGGCCGGCACCCTGCGGGCGGAGGCCACGCTGGCCGCCGCCAACCTGGTCTTCCTGCTGCTGCTGGTGGGCGGCGGGGTCATCGTCCCGCTGGAGAAGTTCCCGGACGCGGCGCGCTCGGTCCTGGAGCTGCTGCCGATCTCCGCGCTCTCGGACGGCCTGCGGGCGGTCCTCCAGGACGGCGCCGCGCTCCCGTGGGGCGACGCGCTGACGCTGGCGGTCTGGGCCGTCCTCGGTCTCGGCGCGGCGGCGAAGTTCTTCCGCTGGGAGTAG
- a CDS encoding ABC transporter ATP-binding protein encodes MRNESVGSAVQVRGLVKRYGNKTAVDGLDLDVRSGTVTAVLGPNGAGKTTTIETCEGYRRPDAGTVRVLGLDPVADAAALRPRIGVMLQSGGVYSGARADEMLRHMAKLHAHPLDVDALIERLGLGSCGRTTYRRLSGGQQQRLALAMAVVGRPELVFLDEPTAGLDPQARRATWDLVRELRADGVTTVLTTHFMQEAEELADDVAIVDAGRVAAQGSPEELCRGGAENTLRFTGRPGLDLGSLLKALPDGTAAAEPLPGTYRITGTVDPQLLATVTTWCAQHGVMPDGISVERHTLEDVFLELTGKELRS; translated from the coding sequence ATGCGAAACGAGTCCGTCGGATCCGCCGTCCAGGTCCGTGGCCTGGTCAAGCGGTACGGCAACAAAACCGCCGTCGACGGCCTCGACCTCGACGTGCGGTCCGGCACCGTCACCGCCGTCCTCGGCCCCAACGGGGCCGGCAAGACCACCACGATCGAGACCTGCGAGGGCTACCGGCGGCCCGACGCCGGCACCGTGCGCGTCCTCGGCCTCGACCCGGTCGCGGACGCGGCCGCGCTGCGCCCCCGGATCGGCGTGATGCTCCAGTCCGGCGGCGTCTACTCCGGCGCCCGCGCCGACGAGATGCTCCGCCACATGGCGAAGCTCCACGCCCACCCGCTGGACGTCGACGCGCTGATCGAGCGGCTCGGGCTCGGCTCCTGCGGCCGCACCACCTACCGGCGCCTCTCCGGCGGCCAGCAGCAGCGCCTCGCGCTCGCCATGGCCGTCGTCGGCCGCCCCGAGCTGGTCTTCCTCGACGAGCCCACCGCCGGACTCGACCCGCAGGCCCGCCGCGCCACCTGGGACCTCGTGCGCGAGCTGCGCGCCGACGGGGTGACCACCGTCCTCACCACGCACTTCATGCAGGAGGCGGAGGAGCTCGCCGACGACGTCGCGATCGTCGACGCCGGCCGGGTCGCCGCCCAGGGCAGCCCCGAGGAACTGTGCCGGGGCGGCGCCGAGAACACCCTGCGCTTCACCGGACGCCCCGGCCTCGACCTGGGCTCGCTGCTCAAGGCGCTCCCGGACGGCACGGCCGCGGCGGAGCCGCTCCCGGGCACCTACCGGATCACCGGCACGGTCGACCCGCAGCTGCTCGCCACGGTGACCACCTGGTGCGCCCAGCACGGCGTCATGCCCGACGGCATCTCCGTCGAGCGCCACACCCTGGAAGACGTCTTCCTGGAGCTGACCGGCAAGGAGCTGAGGTCGTGA
- a CDS encoding helix-turn-helix transcriptional regulator: MKNVGAAPVEELATRERSTRNRVARSILDHGPSTVADLAGRLSLTQAAVRRHLDALVAENVVEAREQRVYGARARGRPAKVFALTDCGRDAFDQSYDSLAVEALRWIERNAGGEAAVAAFARDRIEAQAGAYREAVESAEPDRRTEALAKALTADGYAATARNAPVGEQLCQHHCPVAHVAEQYPQLCEAETEFFSRLLGTHVQRLATIAHGDGVCTTFIPHGAPQTTESASASTAGRNPA, translated from the coding sequence GTGAAAAACGTTGGCGCGGCTCCGGTGGAGGAACTCGCGACCCGAGAGCGTTCGACGCGCAACCGGGTCGCGCGGTCGATCCTGGACCACGGGCCGTCGACCGTCGCCGACCTCGCCGGGCGGCTCAGCCTCACCCAGGCCGCCGTCCGCCGCCACCTCGACGCGCTCGTCGCAGAGAACGTCGTCGAGGCCCGTGAGCAGCGCGTCTACGGCGCCCGCGCCCGCGGCCGCCCCGCCAAGGTCTTCGCGCTCACCGACTGCGGCCGGGACGCCTTCGACCAGTCGTACGACTCGCTGGCCGTCGAGGCACTCCGCTGGATCGAGCGGAACGCCGGAGGGGAAGCGGCCGTCGCCGCCTTCGCCCGCGACCGGATCGAGGCCCAGGCCGGGGCGTACCGCGAGGCGGTCGAGTCGGCCGAGCCCGACCGGCGGACCGAGGCGCTGGCCAAGGCCCTCACGGCGGACGGGTACGCTGCCACTGCGCGGAACGCGCCGGTCGGCGAGCAGCTCTGCCAGCACCACTGCCCGGTCGCCCACGTCGCCGAGCAGTACCCACAGCTGTGCGAGGCGGAGACGGAGTTCTTCTCCCGCCTCCTGGGAACGCACGTCCAGCGTCTCGCCACCATCGCGCATGGTGACGGCGTCTGCACCACGTTCATCCCG